One window of the Bos indicus isolate NIAB-ARS_2022 breed Sahiwal x Tharparkar chromosome 15, NIAB-ARS_B.indTharparkar_mat_pri_1.0, whole genome shotgun sequence genome contains the following:
- the NNMT gene encoding nicotinamide N-methyltransferase, which translates to MALQERQEPDVYQENFEPTSYLEYYRMNQDPVGDEVLHFLLKHYNATFKPGGLEGKLLIDIGSGPTIYQFLSACESFQEIIATDYTDKNLQELEKWLKKMPGAFDWSPVVKYVCELEGNRDKWAEKEERVRRAVTQVLKCDVLKERPLEPAVLPPADGLISSLCLEAACPTPQACRDALRHLRTLLRPGGHLVLSGGFETTFFMVGDKRFSTLPLNEKFLREALQEAGFIIEKLEKVTRAAETHLDNRSDYTGLFFLVARRGD; encoded by the exons ATGGCTCTTCAGGAACGCCAGGAGCCTGATGTCTACCAGGAGAATTTTGAGCCCACATCCTACCTGGAGTATTACAGGATGAACCAGGATCCCGTCGGGGATGAAGTCCTCCATTTCCTGCTAAAACACTACAATGCCACCTTTAAACCAG GTGGGCTGGAAGGGAAACTCCTGATTGACATCGGCTCTGGGCCCACCATCTACCAGTTCCTCTCTGCCTGTGAGTCTTTCCAAGAGATCATCGCCACTGACTACACAGACAAGAACCTCCAGGAGCTGGAGAAGTGGCTGAAGAAGATGCCAGGGGCGTTTGACTGGTCTCCAGTGGTGAAATACGTGTGTGAGCTTGAGGGGAACAG aGATAAGTGGGCCGAGAAGGAGGAGCGCGTAAGGAGAGCCGTCACCCAGGTGCTCAAGTGTGATGTCCTGAAAGAACGGCCCCTGGAGCCCGCGGTCCTGCCCCCCGCCGACGGCCTCATCTCCTCCCTGTGTCTTGAGGCTGCCTGCCCCACCCCGCAGGCCTGCCGGGATGCCCTGCGCCATCTCAGGACCCTGCTCCGGCCCGGGGGCCATCTGGTGCTGAGCGGGGGCTTCGAGACCACCTTCTTCATGGTGGGGGACAAGAGGTTCTCCACTCTGCCCCTGAATGAGAAATTCCTGCGGGAAGCCCTGCAGGAGGCTGGCTTCATCATTGAGAAGCTGGAGAAGGTCACTCGGGCCGCTGAGACCCATTTGGATAACCGCTCTGACTACACAGGGCTGTTCTTCCTGGTGGCCCGGAGAGGGGACTAG